A region from the Thermoplasmatales archaeon genome encodes:
- a CDS encoding quinol dehydrogenase membrane component codes for MQNIIAVVSTAAIMTVIISYFIVHIAVNKEKFSFKNVVVAVLILTMMASMLNSLTFLIDTPPGFVNTIIAVNFSMVAMTVAIISVFWNAVFGKYSGVTFKISILFSLLLVWNEVSMGVLLYSLGYPGFLNKLDGNFLQNMVSLFGLSLNYYLFIIPMLMEMISVALLVRHSRFINSILLAIFAMSLFSPTMLGNSIFISIGSILSVGVMIFFMTLFYELLAKRRTSIKSAEMKALSWLFLVFLLMMAGEFLGSMGFTPFGLGWVVYGIAMVAAMLLYLNMTFNYNDAGEKRVGWIKYPGRMFWILASSFISEILAAGAIIALFFVTHTVNTPPLVAFSNYLGGVNTFTPLSEFVDGIYLIGAIANNPIFLIIMGIEMGTLVIIRIRKISWKEKRVNLSLALVAFALYTIIGPNFVNSGLYDHLPLWANVGALSPLYPYFVIPLVASYALYAILALLFGRRSYCSTLCPSAVMYGGTLGQEMINYNYEAKISRNNLGSRFKKALFPLISGSWVLLIIVSVVSFYYTRGGPSLSIYGIDASVFFSYFTWNFLWYLFFISIPFVGMSPCRRYGWCTTGTFVGFFGKIGLFKLKVNDPQTCITCKTKDCVKACEVGLADLPGQFISKGFFKSSKCVGSGSCLQACPYNNIFFYDIRNYLKEKIK; via the coding sequence GTGCAGAACATCATTGCAGTCGTTTCTACCGCAGCAATCATGACTGTTATTATTTCATACTTTATTGTTCATATAGCAGTAAATAAAGAGAAATTTTCTTTCAAGAACGTCGTTGTTGCTGTATTAATACTTACAATGATGGCAAGCATGCTCAATTCCCTGACTTTCCTGATCGACACACCTCCGGGATTCGTGAATACTATAATTGCAGTCAATTTCTCCATGGTTGCAATGACAGTAGCGATTATTTCCGTATTCTGGAATGCGGTTTTTGGCAAATACAGTGGGGTAACTTTTAAAATTTCCATTTTGTTTTCCCTATTACTGGTCTGGAATGAAGTTTCCATGGGTGTGCTCCTTTACTCGCTGGGGTACCCTGGATTCCTCAACAAGCTAGACGGAAATTTCCTGCAAAACATGGTCAGTTTATTCGGGTTGAGCCTGAATTATTATCTTTTCATCATACCAATGCTTATGGAAATGATTTCCGTTGCACTACTGGTCAGGCACTCCAGATTTATAAACTCCATTCTGCTCGCTATTTTTGCCATGTCCCTGTTTTCGCCGACAATGCTTGGAAATTCTATTTTTATCAGCATAGGATCAATACTCTCTGTAGGCGTAATGATATTTTTTATGACACTATTTTACGAACTTCTTGCAAAACGGAGAACTTCGATTAAATCTGCAGAAATGAAAGCTCTTTCATGGCTTTTCCTGGTATTCCTGCTCATGATGGCTGGAGAGTTTTTAGGGAGCATGGGGTTCACACCATTCGGCCTGGGGTGGGTTGTGTATGGGATTGCGATGGTTGCCGCCATGCTCCTCTATTTAAATATGACATTCAATTATAATGATGCCGGTGAAAAGAGGGTAGGCTGGATAAAATATCCGGGGCGTATGTTCTGGATCCTTGCATCATCATTCATATCAGAAATTCTAGCCGCTGGAGCGATAATAGCTCTTTTCTTCGTCACTCATACAGTAAACACGCCTCCACTGGTTGCGTTTTCAAACTATCTCGGTGGCGTAAATACTTTCACGCCACTATCTGAGTTCGTTGACGGTATTTACCTGATTGGAGCGATTGCTAACAATCCGATTTTTCTAATAATCATGGGTATCGAGATGGGCACGCTGGTAATCATCAGAATTAGAAAAATATCGTGGAAGGAGAAAAGAGTAAATCTTTCACTTGCCCTTGTAGCTTTCGCCCTTTATACAATCATCGGGCCAAATTTCGTGAATTCCGGTCTTTACGATCATCTTCCTTTATGGGCAAATGTCGGTGCATTATCGCCCTTATATCCATATTTTGTGATACCCCTTGTGGCAAGTTATGCCCTATACGCTATTCTTGCCCTGCTTTTCGGTCGAAGAAGTTACTGCAGCACCCTTTGCCCATCAGCGGTTATGTACGGGGGCACGCTGGGCCAGGAAATGATTAATTACAACTATGAGGCGAAGATAAGCCGGAACAACCTGGGAAGCAGGTTCAAGAAAGCACTGTTTCCCCTGATCTCCGGTTCGTGGGTATTACTTATCATAGTTTCAGTGGTATCATTCTACTATACACGGGGGGGTCCATCCCTGTCCATATATGGTATAGATGCGTCGGTATTCTTCTCATACTTCACATGGAATTTCCTGTGGTATCTGTTCTTCATCTCAATCCCTTTTGTGGGAATGAGCCCATGCCGTAGATACGGTTGGTGCACAACCGGCACATTTGTCGGTTTTTTTGGGAAAATAGGTCTATTCAAGCTTAAGGTAAACGACCCGCAGACCTGTATCACCTGCAAAACAAAGGATTGCGTGAAAGCATGTGAAGTAGGCCTCGCCGACCTTCCCGGGCAATTCATCTCAAAAGGCTTTTTCAAGAGCTCAAAATGCGTTGGGTCAGGTTCGTGCCTTCAGGCCTGCCCATACAATAACATATTTTTCTATGACATCAGAAATTATTTAAAAGAGAAAATAAAGTGA
- a CDS encoding Fructose-1,6-bisphosphatase — translation MKTTISHIKADIGSLPGHSSVYGPVVETVENYVKDHSKGILSDYRISHVGDDIQITMIHTLGIDNSQVHGIAWEAFKAGTAVAKQVGLYGAGQDLLKDAFSGNIKGMGPGVAEMEITPRKSEPFIVYMMDKTEPGAFNFPIYKMFADPFNTPGLVIDPNMHEGFTFEVWDIMRAKRLFLSTPEDVYDLLAMIGSKSKYVIKRVYTKPSHEKLPDENVAVISTDKLSFIAGEYVGKDDPAGIVRLQSGLPAAGESLEAFSYPFLVSGWMRGSFNGPLMPVGMKDAKMTRFDGPPRVVALGFVLKDGHLAGPVDMFDDLAFDGARKTAINIVDYMRRMGPFEPHRLPDEDMEYTTLPKILEKMQGNFEDIDQPKRKEKLKVATRDMD, via the coding sequence ATGAAAACGACAATTTCTCACATCAAGGCGGATATAGGAAGCTTGCCCGGACATTCCAGCGTCTACGGACCGGTAGTGGAAACAGTTGAGAATTATGTAAAGGATCACAGTAAGGGTATACTCTCAGACTACAGGATTTCCCATGTTGGGGATGATATACAAATTACAATGATACACACTCTCGGCATAGATAACTCACAGGTTCACGGCATTGCGTGGGAGGCTTTCAAGGCCGGTACGGCAGTTGCAAAACAGGTTGGTCTGTATGGTGCAGGACAGGACCTCTTGAAGGATGCATTTTCCGGCAACATTAAAGGAATGGGCCCCGGTGTCGCAGAAATGGAGATCACACCCAGGAAATCCGAACCTTTTATTGTATACATGATGGACAAGACAGAGCCGGGAGCTTTCAACTTCCCGATTTACAAAATGTTTGCAGACCCGTTCAACACCCCGGGACTGGTCATTGATCCTAACATGCACGAAGGCTTCACGTTTGAAGTATGGGACATAATGAGGGCAAAGCGTCTTTTCCTTTCAACCCCGGAGGATGTGTATGATCTGCTTGCAATGATTGGATCAAAGAGCAAGTATGTCATAAAGAGGGTTTATACGAAACCGTCTCACGAAAAACTTCCAGATGAGAACGTTGCCGTTATTTCCACGGACAAGCTCTCGTTCATTGCTGGCGAGTATGTTGGGAAGGATGATCCTGCCGGAATAGTCAGGCTGCAATCCGGCTTGCCTGCTGCCGGGGAATCGCTCGAGGCATTTTCATATCCGTTCCTGGTGTCCGGCTGGATGAGAGGCTCATTCAATGGCCCACTGATGCCGGTTGGAATGAAAGACGCAAAAATGACGAGATTTGACGGTCCTCCCAGGGTAGTCGCGCTGGGATTTGTACTCAAGGATGGTCATCTGGCTGGTCCGGTTGACATGTTCGACGATCTTGCATTCGACGGAGCCAGAAAAACTGCAATAAACATTGTTGACTATATGAGAAGGATGGGGCCATTCGAGCCTCACCGGCTCCCAGATGAGGACATGGAATACACAACCCTCCCCAAGATTCTCGAAAAAATGCAGGGAAACTTTGAGGACATTGATCAACCTAAAAGGAAAGAGAAATTGAAGGTGGCAACAAGAGACATGGACTGA
- a CDS encoding Transposase — translation MVFKRKYPKPDLSEEDLNKLRRIRSSMKEEKRRVTRASIILDYLEDYSDDRIAARNGMNKNTVKKCLSKLREFGMEAALNDLPRPGKPRTITDDDKSWILNLACTKPAEHGYPDELWPYTLLTGHIRKNRSSLKNISRSTVFEILNEAEIKPHKIRYYVEKRDPDFEGKMATVLHVYKEVDMINNGFIIPELKDTITVSFDEKPGMQAISMTSEELPPVPGKYPSATRDYEYKRLGTLSLLAGIDLHSGIVTETVSRTHNSNDFIAFLKKLDSSYPKDKRIRVILDNLRVHTSAKTREFLLTVPNRFDFVFTPKHGSWLNIVETLFSKLARTMLREIRVKSMDELKDRIDQYFQEINKSPVIFRWKYKMDDITIA, via the coding sequence ATGGTTTTTAAGAGAAAATATCCAAAGCCAGACCTTTCAGAAGAGGATCTGAACAAGCTCAGGAGAATCAGGTCATCGATGAAGGAGGAAAAGAGGAGAGTAACAAGGGCATCCATAATCCTCGATTATCTTGAGGATTACAGCGACGACAGGATTGCAGCAAGGAACGGCATGAACAAGAATACGGTGAAGAAATGCCTGTCAAAGCTGAGGGAATTTGGCATGGAGGCTGCACTGAACGATCTTCCAAGACCTGGAAAGCCCAGAACGATTACAGATGATGATAAGTCATGGATCCTTAACCTTGCATGCACAAAACCAGCGGAACATGGATACCCGGACGAGCTCTGGCCCTATACCCTCTTGACCGGACACATAAGGAAGAACAGGTCATCCCTTAAGAATATAAGCAGATCCACAGTCTTCGAAATACTCAATGAGGCGGAGATAAAACCTCACAAAATCAGGTACTATGTGGAAAAGAGGGATCCTGACTTTGAGGGAAAAATGGCCACGGTACTGCACGTATACAAGGAGGTGGACATGATCAACAATGGTTTCATAATACCCGAGCTGAAGGACACAATAACCGTATCATTCGATGAGAAGCCGGGAATGCAGGCAATATCAATGACATCAGAGGAGCTCCCTCCCGTTCCCGGAAAGTATCCATCTGCCACGAGGGATTATGAGTATAAGAGGCTGGGCACCCTGTCCCTTCTGGCAGGCATAGACCTGCATTCCGGTATTGTTACGGAAACTGTGAGCAGAACACATAACAGCAATGATTTCATAGCATTCCTGAAGAAACTGGATTCGTCGTATCCCAAAGATAAGAGGATAAGGGTTATTCTGGATAATCTAAGGGTGCACACATCGGCGAAAACAAGGGAATTCCTGCTGACAGTGCCAAACAGGTTTGACTTTGTTTTCACTCCAAAGCATGGATCATGGCTCAACATAGTGGAGACACTTTTCAGCAAACTGGCCAGGACCATGCTCCGTGAGATCAGGGTAAAAAGCATGGATGAACTGAAGGACAGGATTGATCAGTACTTCCAGGAAATTAACAAGTCTCCTGTCATCTTTAGATGGAAGTATAAAATGGATGATATCACAATAGCATAG
- a CDS encoding large-conductance mechanosensitive channel: MTDDNAVLEELKKITALLTPKPPLPAEHKNFLGQFKDFFSQYKVMGMAVAFILGLYLGTLVQALVTDLLMPIIQFATPPGVVWQDISFGPFLVGQFMGALVTFLLVVLVVFLIVKVSEKAKIK; this comes from the coding sequence ATGACTGATGATAATGCCGTACTGGAGGAACTTAAAAAAATAACTGCCCTTCTGACACCAAAACCGCCCCTGCCTGCAGAGCACAAGAATTTCTTGGGGCAGTTCAAAGACTTCTTCTCGCAGTACAAGGTTATGGGTATGGCAGTAGCTTTTATCCTTGGTCTTTATCTTGGAACGCTCGTACAGGCCCTGGTAACGGATCTACTAATGCCGATTATTCAGTTTGCGACTCCTCCCGGGGTCGTATGGCAGGATATTTCATTTGGTCCTTTCCTTGTTGGCCAGTTCATGGGAGCTCTTGTTACTTTTCTCCTGGTGGTTCTTGTTGTTTTCCTGATCGTCAAGGTCTCAGAAAAAGCAAAAATCAAGTAA
- a CDS encoding Zn-dependent protease, with protein sequence MISGIEIAIFLIFAWIVIILYLRDRIGKTKHFSTLGPALMIKTTRNRGILDRVSRRFPGIIFGKISVVLSFVTLIFALFFIVYETILISSVRIVSAPSPALYLALPGINPAIPIVYGGIALIVSVVVHEFMHGVVARRQKMKVNSVGALVFIVPLGAFVEPDEQEMINADPVVRRRIVAAGPGINIFIAIACILILLFLLMPSVHVTSDGMYIEQVSPINIVQNSHIPTGSLLTSYGNYTGNSVNNLATSSTITPGTLQNATYIYNGQTGSLRMMAGVDIVATIPGYPAANYSELTGSVVLRINNESIRNENALSAALDNITPGNKVALSVMYFNKTTNTDVTGTFNMTTVTKYSYYQSYDPSANSNSYKNQGFVGIETTYLGISGAPIKQVAPAIFGGTILTGGLTGFVYAIALPFLGLSPVPQYLQSLFVTPFMPALFWGTVNMIYWFFWINFLLGLSNILPISVFDGSQFLRDTLTIWGRRKRLSFLRNERNVRMIINTLGFLIVMILIYEIILPYIR encoded by the coding sequence ATGATTTCCGGGATCGAGATCGCAATTTTCCTTATATTTGCATGGATAGTGATTATCCTCTATCTCAGGGATAGAATAGGGAAAACAAAGCATTTTTCGACCCTTGGCCCGGCACTGATGATAAAGACCACAAGAAACAGGGGGATTCTTGACAGGGTTTCAAGGAGGTTCCCAGGAATTATTTTTGGTAAAATATCTGTCGTGCTTTCCTTTGTTACGCTTATTTTTGCACTGTTCTTTATTGTTTATGAGACGATTCTTATCTCTTCTGTGAGGATAGTTTCTGCTCCCTCTCCTGCCCTTTATCTTGCTCTTCCAGGCATTAATCCTGCGATACCAATAGTGTATGGTGGAATCGCACTGATTGTATCCGTTGTGGTGCACGAGTTCATGCATGGTGTAGTTGCCAGGAGGCAGAAAATGAAGGTCAATTCAGTCGGCGCCCTTGTTTTCATAGTCCCTCTTGGTGCCTTCGTTGAGCCGGACGAACAGGAGATGATAAATGCTGACCCTGTGGTGAGGAGACGAATTGTTGCAGCAGGACCTGGAATCAATATATTCATAGCAATAGCCTGTATACTCATTCTGCTCTTTCTCCTCATGCCCTCCGTGCATGTCACCAGCGACGGAATGTACATTGAACAGGTATCCCCTATCAATATTGTGCAGAATTCTCACATTCCAACGGGAAGCTTGCTGACTTCATACGGCAACTACACCGGCAACTCTGTCAACAACCTTGCTACATCATCTACGATAACTCCCGGAACGCTGCAGAATGCAACATATATCTACAACGGTCAAACTGGGAGTTTGCGAATGATGGCAGGAGTTGACATAGTCGCAACTATACCCGGTTATCCTGCTGCAAACTATTCTGAACTGACTGGATCTGTAGTACTTAGAATTAACAATGAGTCTATACGCAATGAGAATGCGCTTTCCGCTGCGCTTGACAACATAACTCCGGGCAACAAGGTTGCTCTCTCAGTTATGTATTTCAACAAGACTACAAATACTGACGTAACCGGGACATTCAACATGACCACTGTCACCAAGTATTCATACTACCAGAGCTACGATCCCTCAGCAAACAGCAATTCATACAAAAACCAGGGTTTTGTGGGTATTGAAACAACCTACCTTGGGATATCAGGAGCACCAATCAAACAGGTTGCTCCAGCAATATTTGGCGGGACCATCTTGACTGGCGGCCTCACAGGATTCGTATATGCCATCGCGCTTCCCTTCCTAGGTCTATCCCCGGTTCCACAATATCTACAGTCACTGTTTGTTACGCCATTTATGCCAGCGTTATTCTGGGGCACCGTAAACATGATTTACTGGTTTTTCTGGATAAATTTCCTCCTTGGGCTCTCAAACATACTTCCAATTTCAGTATTTGACGGAAGCCAATTCCTCAGGGATACACTTACAATATGGGGAAGAAGGAAGAGGCTAAGTTTTCTCAGGAATGAGCGGAATGTCAGGATGATAATCAATACTTTAGGGTTCCTCATTGTAATGATCCTGATCTACGAGATCATCCTGCCATACATCAGGTAA
- a CDS encoding protoheme IX farnesyltransferase encodes MSINNFMKITKAEITILIDIVAVTGFLIAPLARTHILLLIPLLVAGTLASMSASLFNNLYDIDIDTKMRRTSSRNRIINISNRRMYAAVAVVMLAVSMPVAFFSLNLITMVFILGGFLSYVFLYTILLKRRTTWNIVIGGIAGSFPALAGWSAVTGSVSLSSIFVALLVFMWTPTHFWSLATGNTEDYKAAGVPMLPAVLGVRKGGNWILANTIILVVYSMLPLFFTSIHLGGFYIPIAVVMDVIMLYFVISPITRNYSVDGFKKAFHASNFYLLALLIAIWMAFI; translated from the coding sequence ATGAGTATAAATAACTTCATGAAAATCACGAAGGCCGAGATAACAATATTGATCGATATTGTTGCGGTCACGGGTTTCCTGATTGCCCCTCTTGCCAGAACCCATATCCTGCTGCTGATACCCCTTCTTGTTGCAGGGACCCTCGCGTCCATGTCAGCGTCTCTCTTCAACAACCTTTATGACATTGACATTGACACAAAGATGAGGAGGACATCCTCTCGAAACAGAATAATAAACATCAGTAACAGGAGAATGTATGCAGCTGTTGCAGTAGTAATGCTTGCTGTATCAATGCCTGTTGCTTTCTTTTCCCTGAACTTAATCACCATGGTCTTCATCCTTGGAGGTTTCCTGAGCTATGTTTTCCTTTACACAATTCTCCTGAAGAGAAGAACAACGTGGAATATAGTTATAGGCGGCATTGCGGGAAGTTTTCCTGCACTTGCCGGCTGGTCGGCGGTCACGGGATCGGTGTCGCTCAGTTCAATATTTGTGGCGCTGCTTGTGTTTATGTGGACGCCTACGCACTTTTGGAGCCTTGCAACCGGTAACACGGAAGATTATAAAGCGGCCGGAGTTCCAATGCTCCCTGCCGTTTTAGGCGTAAGGAAGGGAGGTAACTGGATACTGGCAAATACAATCATACTGGTGGTCTACTCGATGCTCCCCCTGTTTTTCACATCAATTCACCTGGGGGGCTTTTATATTCCCATAGCTGTTGTAATGGATGTAATAATGCTCTATTTTGTCATCTCTCCAATAACCAGGAACTATTCAGTTGATGGTTTCAAAAAGGCATTTCACGCTTCAAATTTCTATCTTCTGGCACTCTTGATAGCCATCTGGATGGCATTCATATGA
- a CDS encoding nitrous-oxide reductase, whose translation MNKKTKVEFVWIIGVIAVLAVSMAWNIMLVDNQSAEIAQADTGKIPSGSYVIDVVGRQWDWSFTNYSGNTTYDAFTVVVNHTYTLVVTSEPDPGSTAVIHSLLIPQMGLQVYAVPGQTNVIQFTPTHTGSYYFVCVEYCGEYHYTMRGYMTVVS comes from the coding sequence ATGAATAAAAAGACAAAGGTAGAATTTGTGTGGATAATAGGCGTAATCGCCGTCCTTGCAGTATCCATGGCCTGGAATATAATGCTGGTTGATAACCAGTCGGCTGAAATAGCACAGGCTGATACTGGAAAAATACCATCAGGATCATATGTGATAGATGTTGTAGGGAGACAATGGGATTGGTCATTCACAAATTACAGTGGAAACACAACTTACGATGCTTTCACCGTAGTGGTAAACCATACCTATACCCTGGTCGTTACGTCTGAACCCGACCCTGGATCGACAGCAGTGATACATTCGCTACTCATTCCGCAGATGGGGCTGCAGGTATATGCCGTCCCGGGCCAGACAAACGTTATCCAGTTTACTCCAACACACACCGGGTCATACTATTTCGTATGTGTTGAATACTGCGGTGAATACCACTATACTATGCGTGGTTACATGACGGTGGTGAGCTAA
- the coxA2 gene encoding Cytochrome c oxidase polypeptide 1, with protein MALYVTLLEYSIAMSLVGVVAFFIYYLYSSRRDALAEDAESHDYIDPASYARDQLKTKQRFADWSIFLYNDSKSIGLRFIFTSLLFFFIAGAFGILLRVSLTVPTPSVLSPDQYDIVLTQHATLMLYMWAMGITVGLAYYLLPTAIKVRRDNMGSYSSFAYWIWLLGGIFIVLSRSSTRWYFYPPLALQGTLSGAGADNWLAIIGLEMIFVAIMIICIVVIRMILMDRSESVKLGNMSIYAWSVLFTMILAVLSAGPVMIALGMLFYDFFNPIFFTASSGNVLLFTILFWFWGHPIVYIPVIPFFGLIYEMLPTFTGNKVYSYSSAVFGLGLLLVLSMLVWGHHLMNSGLGVAWDLFFSTASFFIVIPSAITVFNYIATMWTAPRIRMTTPMLFIINGIIDFIIGGITGVMQSNVGVNEIVHGTYWVTGHFHFIFLGITTGIAFAAFYVLFPTFTRGRKYNERLAGWHFALTAIGSFIMSVAWTTGGFLGMPRAVDGYFPFFQPFQDTAILGGLIIGVGQLIFLYNIASSWLKTPSTDTSNILDYRSLNY; from the coding sequence ATGGCGCTTTACGTTACACTGCTGGAATACTCCATCGCAATGTCCCTGGTAGGGGTAGTTGCCTTTTTTATCTATTATTTATATAGTTCCAGAAGAGATGCACTTGCGGAAGATGCCGAGAGCCACGATTACATTGATCCGGCATCATATGCAAGAGACCAACTGAAGACTAAGCAGCGATTTGCGGACTGGTCCATATTCCTGTATAATGACTCAAAAAGTATCGGGCTAAGGTTCATATTTACAAGCCTGCTATTTTTCTTCATAGCTGGAGCTTTTGGAATTCTCCTCAGGGTGAGTCTGACAGTCCCTACCCCATCAGTACTGAGCCCGGATCAGTATGACATCGTTCTGACCCAGCACGCCACACTGATGCTCTATATGTGGGCCATGGGAATCACAGTGGGGCTTGCTTATTACCTGCTGCCAACCGCAATAAAGGTCAGGCGCGATAACATGGGCAGCTATTCGTCGTTTGCTTACTGGATCTGGTTGCTTGGCGGTATATTCATAGTGTTATCAAGGTCATCAACACGCTGGTATTTCTACCCGCCACTTGCGTTGCAGGGAACACTAAGCGGTGCCGGCGCAGACAACTGGCTCGCGATCATAGGTCTTGAGATGATATTTGTTGCAATAATGATCATCTGTATCGTTGTAATCCGCATGATCCTTATGGATAGATCCGAATCCGTGAAATTGGGGAACATGTCGATATATGCATGGTCAGTCCTCTTCACCATGATCCTTGCAGTGCTTTCAGCAGGACCAGTAATGATAGCTCTTGGGATGCTGTTCTACGACTTCTTCAACCCGATTTTCTTCACAGCCTCTTCGGGCAATGTCCTGCTGTTTACAATTCTATTCTGGTTCTGGGGTCACCCTATAGTCTATATACCTGTGATTCCGTTCTTCGGCCTGATTTATGAAATGCTCCCAACATTCACAGGTAACAAGGTTTACAGCTATAGCTCTGCAGTATTCGGGCTTGGACTCCTGCTGGTATTGAGCATGCTGGTATGGGGTCACCACCTTATGAATTCCGGCTTAGGAGTTGCATGGGACCTGTTCTTCAGCACTGCATCATTCTTTATAGTAATTCCATCGGCGATAACAGTGTTCAATTACATAGCAACAATGTGGACAGCCCCTCGCATAAGAATGACGACTCCTATGCTTTTCATTATTAACGGGATAATTGACTTCATCATAGGTGGCATAACAGGAGTCATGCAGAGCAACGTAGGCGTCAACGAAATTGTCCATGGAACTTACTGGGTTACCGGACACTTCCATTTCATCTTCCTTGGGATAACAACCGGCATAGCGTTCGCGGCCTTTTACGTCCTCTTCCCGACCTTCACAAGAGGCAGGAAATATAATGAAAGACTTGCCGGCTGGCACTTTGCCCTTACTGCCATAGGCTCATTTATAATGTCAGTTGCCTGGACAACCGGCGGCTTTCTGGGCATGCCCAGGGCTGTTGACGGTTACTTTCCATTCTTCCAGCCGTTTCAGGATACGGCTATCCTCGGAGGCCTGATAATAGGGGTGGGCCAATTGATATTCTTATATAATATTGCAAGCAGCTGGTTGAAAACTCCGTCAACGGACACTTCCAATATACTAGATTATCGTTCGCTTAATTACTAG